A single Actinomadura algeriensis DNA region contains:
- a CDS encoding MGMT family protein, which yields MMDPDEYSEAVLDTVERIPPGKVLAYGDIAELLGRGGPRQVGRVMSLFGGGVPWWRVIRADGSPPRCDEVRAHEHWRAEGTPLRPDGRRVDMARARWNPDEPA from the coding sequence ATGATGGACCCTGACGAGTACTCCGAGGCCGTCCTGGACACGGTCGAGCGGATCCCGCCCGGCAAGGTGCTGGCGTACGGCGACATCGCCGAGCTGCTCGGGCGGGGCGGGCCCCGCCAGGTCGGCCGGGTGATGTCGCTGTTCGGGGGCGGGGTGCCGTGGTGGCGCGTGATCCGCGCCGACGGGAGCCCGCCGCGCTGCGACGAGGTGCGCGCGCACGAGCACTGGCGGGCGGAGGGCACGCCGCTGCGTCCGGACGGGCGCCGCGTGGACATGGCGCGCGCCCGCTGGAACCCGGACGAACCCGCCTGA
- a CDS encoding phosphotransferase, whose translation MTPDVLAWAADAVGERSSARVVRRLAGGAHADTHLVETAAGRRMVLRRFPAGDGAAANEARTLAALDGLSGFAPRLLAAERRVLTHCDFWSGTSCGSGTNSPA comes from the coding sequence ATGACCCCCGACGTACTCGCATGGGCGGCCGATGCCGTCGGTGAACGGAGTTCCGCGCGGGTCGTCCGGCGGCTCGCCGGTGGTGCGCACGCCGACACACACCTGGTGGAAACCGCTGCGGGACGGCGAATGGTGCTGCGGCGGTTCCCCGCCGGGGACGGCGCCGCCGCGAACGAAGCACGGACGCTGGCGGCGCTCGACGGCCTCTCCGGGTTCGCGCCGCGCCTGCTCGCCGCCGAACGCCGCGTGCTGACGCACTGCGACTTCTGGTCGGGAACGTCCTGTGGATCGGGGACGAACTCACCGGCGTGA
- a CDS encoding maleylpyruvate isomerase N-terminal domain-containing protein, with product MPENPAPVTPDDLDHAVQVALDALRDAPADAWDGDPASLDWTRWETVEHMCNALTLYAVQLGPKKSPMDGNVPFARASRRPQAPSTIVRADPAAGPGGLLQVLESCAALTVAMARVTPPDVRAYHVYGPSDPEGFVAMGVVEMLVHTHDLIEGLGIPYAPPTGVCARVLHRLFPDAPVDEPPWQTLLWATGRADLPGRPRVTEWRWEGTPR from the coding sequence ATGCCCGAGAACCCCGCCCCCGTGACCCCGGACGACCTCGACCACGCCGTCCAGGTCGCCCTCGACGCCCTGCGCGACGCCCCTGCCGATGCTTGGGACGGCGACCCCGCCTCGCTCGACTGGACCCGCTGGGAGACCGTCGAGCACATGTGCAACGCGCTCACGCTGTACGCCGTGCAGCTCGGGCCGAAGAAGTCGCCCATGGACGGCAACGTCCCGTTCGCCCGCGCGAGCCGCAGGCCACAGGCCCCGTCCACCATCGTCCGCGCCGACCCCGCCGCCGGACCCGGCGGCCTCCTGCAGGTCCTCGAGTCCTGCGCGGCGCTCACCGTCGCGATGGCCCGGGTGACGCCACCGGACGTCCGGGCGTACCACGTCTACGGCCCGTCCGACCCCGAGGGCTTCGTCGCGATGGGCGTCGTGGAGATGCTCGTCCACACCCACGACCTGATCGAGGGCCTCGGCATCCCGTACGCCCCGCCCACGGGCGTGTGCGCGCGCGTCCTGCACCGGCTCTTCCCGGACGCCCCGGTCGACGAGCCCCCGTGGCAGACGCTCCTGTGGGCCACCGGCCGCGCCGACCTCCCCGGCCGCCCGCGCGTCACCGAGTGGCGCTGGGAGGGAACACCACGGTGA
- a CDS encoding ATP-dependent helicase, producing the protein MITPAELARLLEIPEPTDEQARVIEAPMAPMAVVAGAGSGKSETMAARVVWLVANGFVRPERVLGLTFTRKAAAELGARVRRRLDTLREVLPADELERLGGESLFDGEPMVSTYHSYAARLFGDHALREALEPTMRLISPAVAWQICSRVVDAYNGPMDRIDWSPDTVTKAVMELSGDLSEHLRTADDVRGIGARLDEMFAALRKPLKAQREVLAKHAVREQLMPLIEAYGRAKAAKEIVDHGDQMALAARIAHRHPEVGMIERSRFSVVLLDEYQDTSQAQLVLLRSLFADGHPVTAVGDPCQSIYGWRGASAGNLLRFASDFPAQPAAGTRRPVPAPVVQLSRSFRNGERILDAAARIQEELRADTKAVPVLVPGAGRDGRGRVECALFDTVEEEADRIAARIAALLAADPGTAPDGAPQVEPLRFSDVAVLARKRSQFPLLRRALEARAIPVEVVGLGGLLTVPEVQDVVATMRVMHDPSAGASLARLLTGPRWRLGPRDLVALGRRARALAQEQARDVTPPERDAEPEPSEPSGPSEQSGEVAGTEEQGAPDDPLRQLVSELNQETGSLVDALDDLGDPAAYSPEGFGRLRRLRDELRVLRGQVGLPLPDLVNEVERALGLDIEVAARSGLDPVTARVDLDAFIDAAARFAGDAEDPTLGAFLAYLKAAETEEFGLEAGRVGETDSVKLLTVHASKGLEWPVVIVPGLSFTAQKNGNPAKGSIFPSPPANATRWTANPRVLPFPLRGDRADLPHLAGLEKDDLAAFEQACAERDVREERRLAYVAVTRASALLIVTGYWWGSSGRPLGPSPFLEEVREVCAAGAGKVVAWADRPPQDATNPLLADPEEAPWPAAPGDRGHADLSARERYEAVVEGARMVEDAMGGRVRPWAGDDGLADSDRARMSAWARDVELLLAERDRGRGGDGTLVELPGHLSVSSLVSLARDPAALARQIRRPMPRPPAPYARRGTAFHTWLEGRWGQQRLLDPDELPGAADEDAADDADLARLQDAFEGSEWAAREPVDIEVPFETIIGDRLVRGRMDAVFRSRDGSGYEVVDWKTGRPPSGDDARFASVQLAAYRVAWAQLAGVPVEEVSAAFHYVRAGVTVRPADLLDAAGLAALLDGVPAG; encoded by the coding sequence GTGATCACCCCGGCCGAGCTGGCGCGGCTGCTGGAGATCCCCGAGCCCACCGACGAGCAGGCCCGCGTGATCGAGGCGCCGATGGCCCCGATGGCGGTCGTCGCGGGCGCCGGATCCGGCAAGAGCGAGACGATGGCCGCGCGCGTCGTGTGGCTCGTCGCGAACGGGTTCGTCCGGCCCGAACGCGTCCTCGGGCTCACCTTCACCCGCAAGGCCGCCGCCGAACTGGGCGCGCGCGTCCGCCGCCGGCTCGACACGCTGCGGGAGGTCCTGCCTGCGGACGAGCTGGAGCGGCTCGGCGGCGAGTCCCTGTTCGACGGCGAGCCGATGGTGTCGACGTACCACTCGTACGCGGCGCGGCTGTTCGGCGACCACGCGCTGCGCGAGGCCCTCGAACCGACGATGCGGCTGATCTCCCCGGCCGTCGCGTGGCAGATCTGCTCGCGGGTCGTCGACGCCTACAACGGCCCTATGGACCGCATCGACTGGTCGCCCGACACCGTCACCAAGGCGGTGATGGAGCTGTCCGGCGACCTGTCGGAGCATCTGCGGACGGCCGACGACGTGCGCGGCATCGGCGCGCGGCTGGACGAGATGTTCGCGGCGCTGCGCAAGCCGCTGAAGGCGCAGCGCGAGGTGCTCGCCAAGCACGCCGTCCGCGAGCAGCTCATGCCGCTGATCGAGGCGTACGGGCGGGCCAAGGCCGCCAAGGAGATCGTCGACCACGGCGACCAGATGGCCCTGGCCGCCCGCATCGCGCACCGGCATCCCGAGGTCGGGATGATCGAACGGTCCCGGTTCTCGGTCGTGCTGCTCGACGAGTACCAGGACACGAGCCAGGCGCAGCTCGTCCTGCTGCGGTCGCTGTTCGCGGACGGGCATCCGGTGACGGCGGTCGGCGACCCGTGCCAGTCGATCTACGGGTGGCGCGGCGCGAGCGCCGGGAACCTGCTGCGGTTCGCGTCCGACTTCCCCGCGCAGCCCGCGGCGGGGACGCGGCGGCCGGTGCCCGCGCCGGTCGTCCAGCTCAGCCGGTCGTTCCGCAACGGGGAGCGGATCCTCGACGCGGCGGCCCGCATCCAGGAGGAGCTGCGCGCCGACACCAAGGCGGTGCCGGTGCTCGTCCCCGGCGCCGGACGGGACGGGCGCGGGCGCGTCGAGTGCGCGCTGTTCGACACCGTCGAGGAGGAGGCCGACCGGATCGCCGCCCGCATCGCCGCGCTGCTCGCCGCCGATCCCGGCACCGCCCCCGACGGCGCCCCGCAGGTCGAACCGCTGCGGTTCTCCGACGTCGCCGTCCTCGCCCGGAAACGGTCGCAGTTCCCGCTGCTGCGGCGGGCGCTGGAGGCCCGCGCGATCCCGGTCGAGGTCGTCGGGCTCGGCGGGCTGCTGACCGTCCCCGAAGTGCAGGACGTCGTCGCGACCATGCGCGTGATGCACGACCCGTCCGCCGGGGCGTCCCTGGCGCGCCTGCTCACCGGCCCGCGCTGGCGCCTCGGCCCCCGCGACCTCGTCGCGCTGGGGCGGCGGGCGCGCGCGCTGGCCCAGGAACAGGCGCGGGACGTGACGCCGCCCGAACGCGACGCGGAACCCGAACCGTCCGAGCCGTCCGGGCCGTCCGAGCAGTCCGGCGAAGTGGCGGGCACTGAGGAACAGGGCGCGCCGGACGATCCGCTGCGGCAGCTCGTCAGCGAGCTGAACCAGGAGACCGGCAGCCTCGTGGACGCCCTCGACGACCTGGGCGACCCGGCCGCGTACTCGCCGGAGGGGTTCGGGCGGCTGCGGCGGCTCCGCGACGAGCTGCGGGTGCTGCGCGGGCAGGTCGGGCTGCCGCTGCCCGACCTGGTCAACGAGGTCGAGCGGGCGCTCGGCCTCGACATCGAGGTCGCCGCCCGCTCCGGCCTCGACCCGGTCACCGCGCGCGTCGACCTCGACGCGTTCATCGACGCCGCCGCCCGGTTCGCCGGGGACGCCGAGGACCCGACGCTCGGCGCGTTCCTCGCCTACCTGAAGGCCGCCGAGACCGAGGAGTTCGGGCTGGAGGCGGGCCGGGTCGGGGAGACCGACAGCGTCAAGCTGCTGACCGTCCACGCGTCCAAGGGCCTGGAATGGCCGGTCGTGATCGTCCCCGGGCTGTCGTTCACGGCGCAGAAGAACGGCAACCCGGCGAAGGGCTCGATCTTCCCGTCGCCGCCCGCGAACGCCACCCGGTGGACCGCGAACCCGCGCGTCCTGCCGTTTCCGCTGCGCGGCGACCGCGCCGACCTGCCGCACCTCGCCGGGCTGGAGAAGGACGACCTCGCCGCGTTCGAGCAGGCGTGCGCCGAACGGGACGTGCGCGAGGAGCGGCGGCTCGCGTACGTCGCGGTGACGCGCGCGTCCGCCCTGCTGATCGTCACCGGGTACTGGTGGGGGTCGTCGGGGCGCCCGCTGGGGCCGTCGCCGTTCCTGGAGGAGGTCCGGGAGGTGTGCGCGGCGGGGGCCGGGAAGGTCGTCGCGTGGGCCGACCGGCCGCCGCAGGACGCGACGAACCCGCTGCTCGCCGACCCCGAGGAGGCGCCGTGGCCCGCCGCGCCCGGCGACCGCGGGCACGCCGACCTGTCCGCGCGGGAGCGGTACGAGGCCGTCGTCGAGGGCGCCCGCATGGTCGAGGACGCGATGGGCGGGCGGGTCCGGCCGTGGGCGGGCGACGACGGGCTCGCCGACTCCGACCGGGCCCGCATGTCGGCGTGGGCGCGGGACGTCGAGCTGCTGCTCGCCGAACGCGACCGGGGCCGCGGCGGCGACGGGACGCTCGTCGAACTGCCCGGGCACCTGTCGGTGTCGTCGCTGGTGTCGCTGGCCCGCGACCCCGCCGCGCTCGCCCGGCAGATCCGCCGCCCGATGCCGCGCCCGCCCGCCCCCTACGCGCGGCGCGGCACCGCGTTCCACACCTGGCTGGAGGGACGCTGGGGGCAGCAGCGACTCCTGGACCCCGACGAGCTGCCCGGCGCGGCCGACGAGGACGCCGCCGACGACGCCGACCTCGCGCGGCTGCAGGACGCGTTCGAGGGGTCGGAGTGGGCGGCGCGCGAACCCGTCGACATCGAGGTCCCGTTCGAGACGATCATCGGGGACCGGCTGGTCCGGGGCAGGATGGACGCGGTGTTCCGGTCCCGCGACGGGAGCGGCTACGAGGTCGTCGACTGGAAGACCGGACGGCCCCCGTCGGGCGACGACGCGCGGTTCGCGTCCGTCCAGCTCGCCGCCTACCGGGTCGCGTGGGCGCAGCTCGCGGGCGTCCCCGTCGAGGAGGTGAGCGCCGCGTTCCACTACGTGCGCGCGGGCGTGACCGTCCGTCCGGCCGACCTGCTGGACGCGGCCGGGCTCGCGGCGCTCCTGGACGGCGTCCCGGCCGGCTGA
- a CDS encoding ATP-dependent helicase, giving the protein MPPASYRLVRRAGPARAVAPVLDDRQRRVVEHAGGPLLVLAGPGTGKTTTIVEAVVDRIENRGVDPERVLVLTFGRKAAGELRQRIAGRLHRTTRTPLALTFHGYAYALLRREAVGDEEPAPRLLSGPEQLLEVRRLLEGELADGAPGWPERLRAALATRGFAEELRDFVLRAVERGYLPDDLDALGRIRGRDDWHAIAGFMDRYEDRFALDPVPTYDYGELIQIAAAALAEEEARIREQDAYDVVFVDEYQDSDPAQEALLRHLAGGGRDLVAVGDPDQSIYGFRGADVRGILEFPERFRTLDGEPAPVVALRNCRRMGPEILEASRRIARRLPAGSAVAAEHRALVPPPDAEEGEVRAVIADSESQESALVADELRRAHLLDGVPWSRMAVLVRSAVRQVPVLRRALAQAGVPVVVAGDEVPLVSEPAVRPFLILLRAALKKDYLDDVVAEDLLTGPLGGADALGMRRLKRALRDLEEISGGNRPLGDLLVAAVNDPREVALVHERVRGPAERVAHLIETARRSVADGGTAEDVLWDVWRESGRADVLLEQSVKGGTRGAAADRDLDAVVALFDHAARFVDRLPQAGPELFVDNIASQEIAGDTLAEQAPEGEAVRILTAHRSKGLEWDVVVVAGVQEGLWPDLRLRGSLLGVEELVEHHAGSQEEGPADGPAVSASMSAKMLDEERRLFYVAVTRARKRLVVTAVGGDDAEDRPSRFLNELLPGAIEQSQLDEKTRWLSLSALVADLRSVVADPGRPEPLRRAAAGHLARLARAGVRGARPENWYAITALSDPGPAFTEDEQITISPSQVEAFTTCGLRWLLASAVGAQEGGPNEFSTMGKVVHAVAEMAGADDGIDEVHVAERLDDIWNDLEFRSSWYSDKQREQATQMVDKFLTWHRDNPNEVVALEESFKVDLGRVIIKGRIDRAERDEHGRAVIIDVKTSTTMVPKDDLARHPQLGVYQYAVMLGAFERHGLIEPGGAKLIQVGKAAFAARAREQEQPPPADDPDPEWPKKLIEVVATGMASDVFQARANDKCRTCPVRSCCPVHDEGGQVGD; this is encoded by the coding sequence GTGCCGCCTGCTTCCTACCGTCTCGTGCGCCGCGCCGGTCCCGCGCGGGCCGTCGCGCCCGTCCTGGACGACCGGCAGCGGCGCGTGGTCGAGCATGCCGGGGGGCCGCTGCTGGTGCTGGCGGGGCCGGGCACCGGGAAGACGACGACGATCGTCGAGGCGGTCGTCGACCGGATCGAGAACCGCGGCGTCGATCCCGAGCGCGTGCTCGTCCTCACGTTCGGCCGGAAGGCCGCGGGGGAGCTGCGGCAGCGGATCGCGGGGCGGCTGCACCGGACGACGCGGACGCCGCTCGCGCTGACGTTCCACGGGTACGCGTACGCGCTGCTGCGGCGGGAGGCGGTCGGCGACGAGGAGCCGGCGCCGCGGCTGCTGTCGGGCCCGGAGCAGCTGCTGGAGGTGCGGCGGCTGCTGGAGGGCGAGCTGGCGGACGGCGCGCCCGGCTGGCCGGAGCGGCTGCGGGCGGCGCTGGCGACGCGGGGGTTCGCCGAGGAGCTGCGGGACTTCGTGCTGCGGGCCGTCGAGCGCGGCTACCTGCCGGACGACCTGGACGCGCTCGGCCGGATCCGGGGACGGGACGACTGGCACGCGATCGCGGGGTTCATGGACCGCTACGAGGACCGGTTCGCGCTCGATCCCGTCCCGACCTACGACTACGGCGAGCTGATCCAGATTGCCGCGGCGGCGCTCGCCGAGGAGGAGGCGCGGATCCGCGAGCAGGACGCCTACGACGTCGTGTTCGTGGACGAGTACCAGGATTCCGACCCCGCGCAGGAGGCGCTGCTGCGGCATCTGGCGGGCGGGGGCCGCGACCTGGTCGCGGTGGGGGACCCGGACCAGTCGATCTACGGGTTCCGGGGCGCCGACGTGCGGGGCATCCTGGAGTTCCCTGAGCGGTTCCGGACGCTCGACGGCGAGCCCGCGCCGGTCGTGGCGCTGCGGAACTGCCGCCGGATGGGCCCGGAGATCCTGGAGGCGTCGCGCCGGATCGCGCGGCGGCTGCCCGCCGGGTCGGCGGTCGCGGCCGAGCACCGGGCGCTGGTCCCGCCGCCGGACGCCGAGGAGGGCGAGGTCCGGGCGGTGATCGCCGACTCGGAGTCGCAGGAGTCGGCGCTGGTGGCGGACGAGCTGCGGCGCGCGCACCTGCTCGACGGGGTGCCGTGGTCGCGGATGGCGGTGCTGGTGCGCAGCGCGGTCCGGCAGGTGCCGGTGCTGCGGCGGGCGCTCGCGCAGGCCGGGGTGCCGGTGGTGGTCGCGGGCGACGAGGTGCCGCTGGTGTCGGAGCCCGCCGTCCGTCCGTTCCTGATCCTGCTGCGGGCGGCGCTGAAGAAGGACTACCTGGACGACGTCGTCGCCGAGGATCTGCTGACGGGCCCGCTGGGGGGCGCGGACGCGCTCGGCATGCGTCGGCTCAAGCGCGCGCTGCGCGACCTGGAGGAGATCTCGGGCGGGAACCGTCCGCTGGGGGACCTGCTGGTGGCGGCGGTGAACGACCCGAGGGAGGTCGCGCTCGTCCATGAGCGGGTGCGGGGCCCGGCGGAGCGGGTGGCGCACCTGATCGAGACGGCGCGGCGGAGCGTCGCGGACGGCGGCACCGCCGAGGACGTCCTGTGGGACGTGTGGCGCGAGAGCGGGCGGGCCGACGTGCTGCTGGAGCAGAGCGTCAAGGGCGGGACGCGCGGGGCCGCCGCCGACCGGGACCTGGACGCCGTCGTCGCGCTGTTCGACCACGCGGCCCGGTTCGTCGACCGGCTGCCGCAGGCGGGCCCCGAACTGTTCGTCGACAACATCGCGTCGCAGGAGATCGCCGGGGACACGCTCGCCGAGCAGGCGCCGGAGGGCGAGGCCGTCCGGATCCTCACCGCGCACCGGTCGAAGGGCCTCGAATGGGACGTGGTGGTCGTCGCGGGCGTGCAGGAGGGCCTCTGGCCGGACCTGCGGCTGCGCGGCTCGCTGCTGGGCGTCGAGGAACTCGTCGAGCACCACGCGGGCTCGCAGGAGGAGGGACCGGCGGACGGGCCCGCGGTGAGCGCGTCGATGTCGGCGAAGATGCTCGACGAGGAACGCCGCCTCTTCTACGTCGCGGTGACGCGCGCGCGCAAGCGGCTGGTGGTGACGGCCGTCGGCGGCGACGACGCCGAGGACCGGCCGTCCCGGTTCCTGAACGAGCTGCTGCCGGGCGCGATCGAGCAGTCGCAGCTCGACGAGAAGACGCGCTGGCTCTCGCTGTCGGCGCTGGTCGCCGACCTGCGCTCGGTCGTCGCCGACCCCGGGCGCCCGGAACCGCTGCGGCGCGCGGCCGCCGGTCACCTCGCGCGGCTCGCGCGGGCGGGCGTGCGCGGCGCCCGTCCGGAGAACTGGTACGCGATCACCGCCCTGTCGGATCCGGGGCCCGCGTTCACCGAGGACGAGCAGATCACGATCTCGCCGTCGCAGGTGGAGGCGTTCACCACCTGCGGGCTGCGGTGGCTGCTCGCGTCGGCCGTCGGCGCGCAGGAGGGCGGCCCGAACGAGTTCAGCACCATGGGCAAGGTCGTGCACGCCGTCGCCGAGATGGCGGGCGCCGACGACGGGATCGACGAGGTGCACGTCGCCGAGCGGCTCGACGACATCTGGAACGACCTGGAGTTCCGCAGCTCGTGGTACTCCGACAAGCAGCGCGAGCAGGCCACGCAGATGGTCGACAAGTTCCTGACCTGGCACCGCGACAACCCCAACGAGGTCGTGGCGCTGGAGGAGTCGTTCAAGGTCGACCTCGGTCGCGTGATCATCAAGGGCCGCATCGACCGGGCCGAACGCGACGAGCACGGACGAGCCGTGATCATCGACGTGAAGACGTCCACGACGATGGTGCCGAAGGACGACCTGGCGCGGCACCCGCAGCTCGGCGTGTACCAGTACGCGGTGATGCTGGGCGCGTTCGAGCGTCACGGACTGATCGAGCCGGGGGGCGCGAAGCTCATCCAGGTCGGGAAGGCGGCGTTCGCCGCGCGCGCGCGGGAACAGGAACAGCCGCCCCCCGCCGACGACCCGGATCCCGAGTGGCCGAAGAAGCTCATCGAGGTCGTCGCGACCGGCATGGCCTCGGACGTCTTCCAGGCGCGCGCCAACGACAAGTGTCGGACGTGTCCCGTACGCTCCTGCTGCCCCGTCCACGACGAGGGCGGGCAGGTCGGTGACTAG
- a CDS encoding ATP-binding cassette domain-containing protein, translated as MKGAIIEARGVRLGEGTGRRDGLSFTVGAGEVVALAGRPGPGATALLEAVAGLRPPAAGTVRVRGADPYTDGLRPGAVWRTGGWFPGLTVAETVDGWRRWTLDPLPAAEALRRTGLADRADVRFERLDAGEQRLLDLSLALVGRSDVLLLDEPTAGLGAAAADRVWRVLHELAAAGAAVLLTPRDPAEARLADRVCGAPPPRANPHEAADAHADRPDPHAGARRRRPLAPV; from the coding sequence ATGAAGGGCGCGATCATCGAGGCGCGCGGCGTGCGCCTCGGCGAGGGGACGGGGCGGCGGGACGGGCTCTCGTTCACCGTCGGCGCGGGAGAGGTCGTCGCGCTGGCCGGGCGGCCGGGCCCGGGGGCGACGGCGCTGCTGGAGGCGGTGGCGGGACTGCGGCCCCCCGCCGCGGGAACCGTGCGGGTGCGGGGCGCCGACCCGTACACCGACGGGCTCCGCCCCGGGGCGGTCTGGCGGACGGGCGGCTGGTTCCCCGGCCTGACCGTGGCGGAGACCGTGGACGGCTGGCGCCGCTGGACGCTCGACCCGCTCCCCGCCGCCGAGGCGCTGCGGCGGACCGGGCTGGCGGACCGCGCGGACGTCCGGTTCGAGCGGCTGGACGCCGGTGAGCAGCGCCTGCTCGACCTGTCGCTGGCGCTGGTGGGCCGCTCGGACGTGCTGCTGCTGGACGAGCCCACGGCGGGCCTCGGCGCCGCCGCGGCGGACCGGGTGTGGCGGGTGCTGCACGAGCTGGCGGCGGCCGGTGCGGCCGTCCTGCTGACGCCCCGCGACCCCGCCGAGGCGCGCCTCGCCGACCGGGTGTGCGGTGCGCCGCCGCCCCGCGCGAACCCGCACGAGGCCGCCGACGCGCACGCGGACCGGCCGGACCCGCATGCCGGGGCCCGCCGGCGCCGCCCGCTCGCCCCCGTCTAG
- a CDS encoding AMP-binding protein, which yields MLDRVRSFAGQGVRAARAVWDVGALRPVRPDRAVRMPLAFLRYGPVPATIGAMAALRFPDRTAIIDERGELTYAELEARAAALATALRDRVRADDRIGILCRNHRGFVEAVLAASRLGTDVVLLNTDFSAKQLADVAGREGVGLLIHDEEFGTVVDDAGFGGARVLGWTDGPALESIDALVAETEAEPLNPSRTSNVIIMTSGTTGTPKGARHEMSVGALIPAALTHLMRVPVRSGAPIVVTPPLFHLLGFAYSTVGLGMGMPLVLARRFDAAGTLRRIAETEAEALVAVPIMLQRVLDAPDVRVPSLRVVVCGGSALHPHVSDAFMDRFGDVLVNVYGATEVGWATIATPDDLRAAPGTVGRPSLRLTIRILDEDGTELPPGEPGEIFVGGGLRFAGYTGGGGKEVRDGLTSTGDLGHFDDAGRLFVDGRADDMIVSGGENVFPGEVEALLGGHPDVADASVTGVDDAEFGQRLAAYVVRAPGSEIGADDLKSHVKEHLARYKVPRDVHFVDELPRTSTGKVKSRALRG from the coding sequence GTGCTCGACCGGGTGCGTTCGTTCGCAGGGCAGGGAGTTCGGGCGGCGCGTGCGGTATGGGACGTGGGCGCGCTGCGTCCCGTCCGTCCCGATCGGGCGGTCCGGATGCCGCTGGCGTTCCTGCGCTACGGGCCCGTCCCGGCGACGATCGGGGCGATGGCGGCGCTGCGGTTCCCCGACCGGACGGCGATCATCGACGAGCGGGGCGAGCTCACGTACGCGGAGCTGGAGGCGCGGGCGGCGGCCTTGGCGACGGCGCTGCGCGACCGGGTCCGCGCGGACGACCGCATCGGGATCCTGTGCCGCAACCACCGGGGGTTCGTCGAGGCGGTCCTCGCGGCGTCCAGGCTCGGCACCGACGTGGTGCTGCTCAACACCGACTTCTCCGCGAAGCAGCTCGCGGACGTCGCGGGCCGCGAGGGCGTCGGGCTGCTGATCCACGACGAGGAGTTCGGGACGGTCGTGGACGACGCCGGGTTCGGCGGCGCGCGGGTGCTGGGCTGGACGGACGGGCCCGCGCTCGAGAGCATCGACGCGCTGGTCGCGGAGACGGAGGCCGAACCGCTGAACCCCTCCCGGACGAGCAACGTGATCATCATGACGTCCGGGACCACGGGCACGCCGAAGGGGGCGCGGCACGAGATGTCGGTCGGGGCGCTGATCCCCGCCGCGCTGACGCACCTGATGCGCGTCCCGGTCCGGTCGGGCGCGCCGATCGTCGTCACTCCCCCGCTGTTCCACCTGCTCGGGTTCGCGTACTCGACGGTCGGGCTCGGCATGGGGATGCCGCTGGTGCTGGCGCGCCGCTTCGACGCCGCGGGGACGCTGCGGCGGATCGCCGAGACGGAGGCCGAGGCGCTCGTCGCCGTCCCGATCATGCTGCAGCGCGTCCTGGACGCCCCGGACGTGCGGGTGCCGTCGCTGCGCGTGGTCGTGTGCGGCGGCTCGGCGCTGCACCCGCACGTGTCGGACGCGTTCATGGACCGGTTCGGCGACGTCCTCGTCAACGTGTACGGGGCGACCGAGGTGGGCTGGGCGACGATCGCCACCCCGGACGACCTGCGCGCGGCGCCCGGCACGGTCGGGCGGCCGTCGCTGCGCCTGACGATCCGGATCCTCGACGAGGACGGGACCGAGCTGCCGCCCGGCGAGCCCGGCGAGATCTTCGTCGGCGGCGGGCTGCGGTTCGCCGGCTACACCGGGGGCGGCGGCAAGGAGGTGCGGGACGGCCTGACGAGCACCGGCGATCTCGGGCACTTCGACGACGCGGGGCGGCTGTTCGTCGACGGGCGCGCCGACGACATGATCGTCTCGGGCGGGGAGAACGTGTTCCCCGGCGAGGTGGAGGCGCTGCTCGGCGGGCACCCGGACGTCGCGGACGCGTCGGTGACGGGGGTCGACGACGCCGAGTTCGGGCAGCGGCTCGCCGCGTACGTGGTGCGGGCGCCCGGTTCCGAGATCGGCGCCGACGATCTCAAGAGCCACGTGAAGGAGCACCTCGCGCGTTACAAGGTGCCCCGCGACGTGCACTTCGTCGACGAGCTCCCCCGCACGAGCACCGGCAAGGTCAAGTCGAGGGCGCTCCGCGGCTGA
- a CDS encoding class I SAM-dependent methyltransferase — MPVSHDEKVVREFSKQAAGFADPARNEAFTSHLDRLVRFMDPEIDNEDVVLEVAAGTALVSRAIARRVRHVTALDLTPAMLAEGKRAVDRDGVTNVTFAHGDATALPYLDRSFTLVATRFSLHQVADPKAVVREMERVSRPGAAIFIADLVRPDDLGGDPDRIERLRDPSHNTVLTEAQIGELVTGAGAEIKRAERFEIVRPLDPWLEFSDTPGDVREGIRRELRDELSGGPATGMRPSERDGELHFTHSLLFLHAIAG; from the coding sequence GTGCCGGTGTCCCATGACGAGAAGGTGGTCCGCGAGTTCTCCAAGCAGGCGGCCGGATTCGCCGATCCCGCCCGGAACGAGGCGTTCACGAGCCATCTGGACCGGCTCGTCCGGTTCATGGACCCCGAGATCGACAACGAGGACGTCGTCCTGGAGGTCGCCGCCGGGACGGCGCTGGTGTCGCGGGCGATCGCGCGGCGCGTCCGGCACGTCACCGCCCTCGACCTGACGCCCGCGATGCTCGCCGAGGGCAAGCGCGCCGTCGACCGCGACGGCGTCACCAACGTCACCTTCGCGCACGGCGACGCCACCGCCCTGCCCTACCTCGACCGGTCGTTCACCCTCGTCGCGACGCGGTTCTCCCTGCATCAGGTCGCCGACCCGAAGGCCGTCGTGCGGGAGATGGAGCGGGTCAGCCGGCCCGGCGCGGCGATCTTCATCGCCGACCTCGTCCGTCCGGACGACCTCGGCGGCGACCCCGACCGGATCGAGCGGCTCCGCGACCCCTCGCACAACACCGTCCTGACGGAGGCGCAGATCGGCGAGCTCGTCACGGGCGCGGGGGCGGAGATCAAGCGGGCCGAACGGTTCGAGATCGTCCGTCCGCTGGACCCGTGGCTGGAGTTCTCCGACACGCCCGGCGACGTGCGCGAGGGGATCCGCCGCGAGCTGCGGGACGAACTGTCCGGCGGGCCCGCGACCGGGATGCGCCCGAGCGAGCGCGACGGGGAGCTGCACTTCACGCACTCGCTGCTCTTCCTGCACGCCATCGCGGGCTGA